The Mucilaginibacter yixingensis genome window below encodes:
- a CDS encoding glycosyltransferase family 4 protein has translation MKVALITRTTLYSTPGGDTIQIQQTASQLKALGIDADVLPADAEIDYERYDLLHFFNITRPADILQHQRASGKPSVISTILVDYSEFDRKHRPGLSGIIFNLLPADSIEYLKAIARFVRKKDKLNSVDYLWKGQRRSMHEVLSKAALILPNSHSEYRRIVKKYGTNMPHMIVPNGINPELFVDNGSPKDENLVLCVARIEGLKNQLNLIRALNNTRFRLLIIGAHSANQLAYYEACRREAAANVQFIDHIPQQELLAYYQRAKVHVLPSWFETTGLSSLEAAAMGCNLVITDKGDTRDYFSDDAWYCDPQSTQSIYDNIVAASRQPYRQRLRQYLLENCTWQQAARITLNAYQTILSS, from the coding sequence ATGAAAGTAGCTTTAATAACCCGGACAACGTTGTACAGCACTCCAGGAGGTGACACCATACAAATACAACAAACCGCCAGCCAATTAAAAGCGCTGGGGATTGATGCCGACGTGTTACCCGCCGACGCTGAGATTGATTACGAACGGTACGATTTACTTCACTTCTTTAACATCACCAGACCGGCAGACATTCTGCAACATCAACGGGCATCGGGCAAGCCGTCGGTCATCTCCACCATATTGGTTGATTATAGCGAGTTTGACCGCAAGCACCGCCCGGGCCTGAGTGGAATAATCTTCAACCTGCTCCCTGCCGATAGCATTGAATACCTCAAAGCCATTGCCCGCTTTGTGCGCAAAAAAGACAAGCTAAACAGTGTTGACTACCTATGGAAAGGTCAGCGTCGGAGCATGCACGAGGTGCTGAGTAAAGCGGCGCTCATTCTGCCCAATTCGCATTCAGAGTACCGCCGCATTGTAAAGAAATATGGCACCAACATGCCGCACATGATTGTGCCCAACGGTATCAACCCCGAACTTTTTGTAGATAATGGCAGCCCGAAAGATGAGAACCTGGTGCTGTGCGTGGCGCGTATAGAAGGTTTAAAAAACCAACTGAACCTGATTCGGGCATTGAATAATACCCGGTTTAGGCTGCTCATCATCGGGGCGCACTCGGCTAATCAGTTGGCTTATTATGAGGCCTGCCGCAGGGAAGCTGCCGCCAATGTGCAGTTTATAGACCATATCCCTCAGCAGGAGCTGTTGGCTTACTACCAACGGGCGAAGGTGCATGTACTGCCCAGTTGGTTTGAAACCACAGGCCTCAGCTCATTAGAAGCCGCCGCAATGGGATGCAACCTGGTGATAACCGACAAGGGCGACACGCGAGATTACTTTAGCGATGATGCCTGGTACTGCGATCCGCAATCAACTCAAAGTATTTATGATAATATAGTAGCGGCCTCAAGGCAACCATACAGGCAGCGCTTACGTCAATACCTATTAGAAAACTGCACCTGGCAGCAAGCCGCCAGGATAACGTTAAACGCATACCAAACTATCCTATCATCATGA
- a CDS encoding glycosyltransferase, producing the protein MAGNPQITVLMPAYNAEKYICEAIMSVLRQTYTDFELLIVNDGSTDRTAQIIRAFTDERIVFIDKEKNEGVAAALNTGLRAARAAYIARFDADDICYPERLEKQLRFLQQNPDYVLVGSDVDYMLDNGDHLFSFKCIAHTHEEIMQKMYFYCPFVHPAVMFRKQPVLDAGGYQENGHNFEDYLLWTNLTHAGRMYNLAEPLVKYRLNPFSITIDEKWRGKRFRELKRAAVTRGFITATEADEILNIIKSQNVTKIKHSAYNALCGKKFLADNYQPQKARYHIAKAIRINPLRLDSYLLYLASYLPEEIILWLHRKSPNRL; encoded by the coding sequence ATGGCTGGTAACCCGCAAATAACAGTTTTGATGCCTGCATATAACGCCGAAAAGTATATATGCGAGGCCATCATGTCTGTATTGCGGCAAACTTATACTGATTTTGAACTACTGATTGTGAACGACGGTTCTACCGATCGCACAGCACAGATTATCAGGGCTTTTACCGATGAGCGGATTGTATTCATCGATAAAGAAAAGAACGAAGGCGTGGCCGCCGCCCTTAATACCGGTCTCAGGGCCGCCCGCGCAGCATACATTGCCCGCTTTGATGCCGATGACATTTGTTATCCCGAGCGTCTGGAAAAACAGCTGCGCTTTCTTCAACAAAACCCAGACTACGTGTTGGTTGGCAGCGACGTAGATTATATGCTTGACAATGGCGATCACCTCTTCAGCTTTAAATGCATTGCCCACACGCACGAGGAGATTATGCAGAAGATGTACTTCTACTGCCCGTTTGTGCACCCGGCCGTAATGTTCAGAAAACAACCCGTGCTGGATGCAGGCGGCTACCAGGAGAACGGCCATAATTTTGAAGATTACCTGCTGTGGACCAATTTGACCCATGCAGGCCGCATGTATAACCTGGCTGAGCCACTGGTAAAATATCGCCTCAACCCCTTCTCTATCACCATTGATGAAAAATGGCGGGGCAAACGTTTCCGCGAGTTAAAACGTGCCGCTGTTACCCGCGGCTTCATTACTGCAACCGAGGCCGACGAGATACTAAATATCATTAAAAGTCAAAACGTTACAAAAATCAAGCACAGCGCTTATAATGCGTTATGCGGCAAAAAATTTCTGGCCGATAATTATCAGCCGCAAAAAGCGCGCTACCACATTGCAAAAGCTATCCGCATAAACCCGCTGCGGCTAGACTCATACCTGCTGTACCTTGCAAGCTACCTGCCAGAGGAAATTATTTTATGGTTACACCGCAAAAGTCCGAACCGGTTATGA
- a CDS encoding oligosaccharide flippase family protein, producing MKAKLIHNFSFNAVQLVLNQLFGLLIFYALSTHLDKNTFGQINLVLAILMVAPYILSMGIDQLLIKKTAAGEDVSLNLSLYCFHVVLTGGLFYLILFIGWLIAPSLLTVYPILLLIGIGKMGMYFSTPFKQVANGLERFKLLAGVSVVSNALRGCALILLMWVHRLDLQTVVIIFIAGDLAEMICTIALFKLRVGVRFLSRWHFRQYLQLLKTALPQAGVVIITSALSRFDWIFIGLYLSSVKLAEYSFAYKLYELSTLPLLAIAPLLIPKFTQLFKNNSYNTSKLANLARIEMGIATLTILLLNVCWSPMVDWVTAGKYGAVNRNTIFLLSLSVPVIYLNNFLWTMYFAQGRLKMIFHSFLIALIINIGLDLLLIPIYKNEGAAVSVLVSLSAQCVFYISKNHIVQLRAAFVSWLVCTASAAGCILTINHFISNAFLAPGAAIILFMLMLAVSRQARRGDVATLKEILK from the coding sequence ATGAAAGCAAAGCTGATACACAATTTCTCTTTCAACGCGGTGCAACTGGTGCTTAACCAATTATTTGGCTTGCTCATTTTCTACGCGCTTTCTACCCATCTGGATAAAAACACCTTCGGGCAGATTAACCTGGTACTGGCTATTCTGATGGTGGCGCCTTACATCCTGTCTATGGGGATTGACCAACTGCTTATCAAAAAAACCGCCGCTGGCGAAGATGTATCGCTTAATCTTTCCTTATACTGTTTTCATGTGGTGCTAACGGGAGGCTTATTTTATCTGATACTGTTTATAGGCTGGCTTATTGCACCATCGTTATTAACCGTTTACCCTATCCTGCTGCTTATTGGTATTGGTAAAATGGGCATGTATTTTTCAACGCCCTTTAAGCAGGTGGCCAACGGGCTGGAGCGCTTTAAGTTGCTGGCTGGCGTGTCGGTAGTGTCAAACGCGTTACGTGGCTGTGCGCTGATATTACTAATGTGGGTGCACCGGTTAGACCTGCAAACGGTGGTTATTATTTTTATAGCCGGCGATCTGGCCGAGATGATCTGCACCATCGCCTTGTTTAAATTGCGGGTGGGTGTCCGTTTTCTGTCGCGCTGGCATTTCAGGCAGTACTTGCAGTTACTTAAAACTGCTTTACCGCAAGCAGGGGTGGTTATTATCACGTCGGCACTCTCCCGGTTCGATTGGATTTTTATCGGCTTATACCTCTCTTCTGTTAAACTGGCCGAGTACAGTTTTGCTTATAAGCTTTATGAGCTGTCTACCCTGCCCCTGTTGGCCATCGCCCCCTTACTCATCCCAAAGTTTACACAACTTTTTAAAAACAACTCGTACAACACCAGCAAGCTGGCTAATTTGGCACGAATAGAAATGGGCATTGCCACGCTTACCATTCTGCTGCTAAATGTATGCTGGAGCCCGATGGTTGATTGGGTAACTGCAGGCAAATATGGTGCAGTGAACCGCAATACCATTTTTTTGCTGTCGCTCAGCGTGCCCGTCATCTACCTTAACAACTTTTTGTGGACCATGTACTTTGCGCAGGGCAGGCTAAAAATGATCTTTCACTCATTTCTGATTGCGTTGATCATCAATATAGGGCTCGACTTACTGCTGATCCCCATTTATAAAAACGAGGGTGCGGCTGTATCAGTTTTGGTATCCTTAAGTGCGCAGTGTGTTTTCTATATTTCTAAAAACCATATTGTGCAACTCCGGGCTGCCTTTGTTAGTTGGCTGGTTTGTACCGCATCAGCGGCCGGCTGCATCTTGACGATAAACCACTTTATTTCCAACGCATTCCTGGCACCTGGCGCCGCAATAATCTTATTTATGCTGATGCTGGCTGTTAGCCGTCAGGCCCGCCGCGGTGATGTGGCAACGCTAAAGGAGATCCTTAAATAA
- a CDS encoding glycosyltransferase family 2 protein, translated as MMMIPVSVVIITKNEAEVIAQCIKAARRFTDDIVVVDNGSTDHTMQIAHSLGCRVFERHWSGYGANKNKGIALARYDWVLSLDADEVTDNNLIEALQQLNYKDSTAVYDIRFKTYFGKKLVRFGSWGRDHHIRLFNRQHVRWSELQVHETLLLPGNAVKKKLDGCIHHYSVDGLTEYKQKALLYARLCAQKYHQAGKKSSFIKRWLSPSFNFIKNYVFYLGFADGKEGWYIATNTARHTWLKYHLLQKMGAVGINKTDYYPESLSLEY; from the coding sequence ATGATGATGATACCTGTTTCTGTTGTGATTATTACCAAGAATGAGGCCGAAGTAATTGCCCAATGCATAAAGGCTGCCCGCCGGTTTACCGATGATATTGTGGTGGTTGATAATGGCAGTACAGACCACACCATGCAAATTGCGCATAGCCTGGGTTGTCGCGTTTTTGAGCGCCATTGGAGCGGCTACGGCGCCAACAAAAACAAAGGCATTGCACTGGCCCGGTACGATTGGGTGCTTAGTCTTGATGCAGATGAGGTGACCGATAATAATCTGATTGAAGCGTTGCAGCAGCTTAATTATAAAGATTCAACCGCAGTTTATGACATCCGCTTTAAAACCTACTTTGGCAAAAAGCTAGTCAGATTTGGCAGTTGGGGACGCGATCATCATATCCGCCTGTTTAACCGCCAGCATGTGCGCTGGTCTGAACTGCAGGTGCATGAAACTTTGCTGCTACCAGGTAATGCAGTGAAAAAGAAACTAGACGGCTGCATTCACCATTACTCGGTAGACGGATTAACTGAATACAAACAAAAGGCCCTGCTTTATGCCCGCCTTTGCGCACAGAAGTATCATCAGGCTGGTAAAAAAAGCAGCTTTATAAAACGCTGGCTGTCACCATCCTTTAATTTTATAAAGAACTATGTTTTTTACCTTGGCTTTGCCGATGGTAAAGAGGGCTGGTACATTGCTACCAACACTGCCCGCCATACCTGGCTTAAATATCACCTGCTGCAAAAAATGGGAGCTGTCGGTATAAATAAAACAGATTATTATCCAGAAAGTCTTTCCCTTGAATATTGA
- a CDS encoding RNA polymerase sigma factor → MTEQELHQLIRGCVKQDRKCQKMLYKAFYGFAMGICLRYAGDRDEAAEVMNQGFFKVFTHIEKYDQTKPFKAWLGRIMMNASIDNYRANLKMAYTDDLEKAENISDNDLPDRKLNYDQLLEMVQKLPQAYRTVFNLFAIEGYGHDEIGEMLGISAGTSKSNLHKARQKLKDMILKTDAYYRASGNDKASYTTIVAINTTDMNSILNRGFRI, encoded by the coding sequence ATGACCGAGCAAGAGTTACATCAACTGATCAGAGGCTGTGTGAAGCAGGACAGAAAATGTCAGAAAATGCTATACAAAGCATTTTACGGCTTTGCTATGGGAATATGCCTCAGGTATGCCGGCGATCGCGATGAAGCTGCCGAAGTGATGAATCAGGGCTTCTTTAAGGTGTTCACCCATATTGAAAAATATGATCAGACAAAGCCCTTCAAGGCATGGCTGGGGCGAATCATGATGAATGCATCGATTGACAATTACCGCGCCAACCTGAAAATGGCTTACACTGATGACCTTGAAAAGGCAGAAAACATTAGCGATAACGACCTGCCAGACCGTAAGCTGAACTATGACCAGCTGCTGGAAATGGTGCAGAAACTGCCACAGGCTTATCGCACGGTGTTTAACCTTTTTGCAATTGAAGGTTACGGGCACGATGAAATTGGTGAGATGCTGGGTATTAGCGCCGGAACGTCAAAATCAAACCTGCACAAGGCCAGGCAAAAACTAAAAGATATGATTTTAAAAACCGATGCCTACTACCGGGCAAGCGGTAACGATAAAGCAAGTTATACCACTATTGTAGCTATCAATACTACAGACATGAATAGTATTTTAAACAGGGGTTTCAGGATATGA
- a CDS encoding YceI family protein produces the protein MKYISLILFTLFGINKVDGNLFVCKNASVSLYSKAPIEDIEATTASGTSVYNASTGDVAFSVPIKSFRFEKSLMQEHFNDTYMESDKYPNATFRGKIASVPDLSKDGTYPVKATGDFTVHGVTQNRTIDGAFTVKGGTVSLSSEFMVKCADHKITIPRIVFHNIAESVRIRVTANYAANK, from the coding sequence ATGAAATATATCAGTTTGATTTTATTTACCTTGTTTGGGATAAACAAGGTAGACGGCAACCTCTTTGTCTGTAAAAATGCAAGTGTAAGCTTGTATTCTAAAGCCCCGATAGAGGATATTGAAGCTACAACCGCCTCTGGTACATCTGTTTACAATGCATCTACCGGTGATGTAGCCTTTAGTGTGCCCATCAAAAGCTTCCGTTTTGAAAAATCGTTAATGCAGGAGCATTTTAACGATACTTATATGGAAAGCGATAAGTATCCAAACGCCACTTTTAGAGGTAAAATAGCTAGTGTGCCCGATCTGAGCAAAGACGGCACCTACCCGGTAAAAGCTACCGGCGATTTCACTGTGCACGGCGTTACCCAAAACCGCACCATTGATGGCGCCTTCACGGTTAAAGGCGGTACGGTATCGCTCAGCTCTGAGTTTATGGTTAAATGTGCCGATCATAAAATTACTATACCCAGAATTGTATTTCACAATATTGCCGAAAGCGTGCGCATACGCGTAACGGCCAACTATGCGGCTAACAAGTAG
- a CDS encoding DUF5777 family beta-barrel protein — MKKTVILLALAAFGFNAGAQTKPDTKTNAADSLMNALTTTNDKGEKVSAAFESSRLILSQSTEMVKKQNLNFLVSHRFGDVGGADGGSKIFWGLDNSSDIFIGFEYGVSDNFNIDFGRNKFEQLLELGLKWAVLHQTKDDSAPFNITLAGKAGLKPYAVTTGVFNDYSNRLNYYYEAIISRKFSQSISLQIIPSYLRNNLPYPLANGNEQNIFALGVGGYIKVTKRSGLVFDYQHPFSNYRSNSTDPRFYDPIAVGWQVQTGGHVFTVNFSNSKAISEINYLSDTDSSWGKGQFRIGFTISRMFDLSGHKEKKEGGY, encoded by the coding sequence ATGAAAAAGACGGTTATTTTATTAGCCTTGGCTGCTTTCGGCTTTAATGCCGGGGCGCAGACCAAGCCCGATACAAAAACCAACGCGGCCGATTCATTAATGAATGCCCTCACCACCACTAATGATAAAGGCGAAAAAGTATCGGCAGCGTTTGAATCATCGCGCCTCATTCTCTCACAGTCTACAGAGATGGTCAAGAAGCAAAACCTTAACTTTTTGGTGAGCCACCGATTTGGAGATGTAGGAGGGGCCGATGGTGGCAGTAAGATTTTCTGGGGGTTAGATAACTCAAGCGATATTTTTATTGGGTTTGAGTATGGTGTGAGCGATAATTTTAATATTGATTTCGGTCGCAACAAGTTTGAGCAATTGCTGGAGCTGGGTTTAAAATGGGCCGTACTGCATCAAACTAAAGACGATAGCGCGCCCTTTAATATTACGCTGGCCGGTAAAGCAGGCTTAAAACCCTATGCCGTAACCACCGGCGTTTTTAACGATTACAGCAACCGACTTAATTATTATTACGAGGCCATTATTTCGCGCAAGTTTTCGCAGAGCATATCGTTGCAAATCATCCCGTCATACCTGCGCAACAACCTGCCATACCCGCTGGCTAATGGTAACGAGCAAAATATTTTTGCGCTGGGCGTTGGCGGCTATATTAAAGTTACCAAACGCTCGGGACTGGTGTTTGATTACCAGCACCCATTCTCTAACTATCGCAGCAACAGCACCGATCCCCGGTTTTATGATCCCATTGCCGTGGGATGGCAAGTGCAGACCGGCGGCCACGTGTTTACCGTTAACTTCAGCAATTCTAAAGCCATATCAGAGATCAACTACCTGAGCGACACCGATTCAAGCTGGGGTAAGGGCCAGTTCCGCATTGGTTTTACCATCTCAAGGATGTTTGACCTATCGGGCCACAAAGAGAAAAAAGAAGGCGGTTATTAA
- a CDS encoding ubiquinol-cytochrome c reductase iron-sulfur subunit, with protein MERDEFLRKLGIGVLAVCAGCGIASCGSKVDVDHLDQTSAVPAPGSGNLFSIDLNNNIPNIGDSIKSSGVILVRIAAGNIAASFTAVQLSCTHQGSSINYNTTQGIFICPNHGSEFSKTGALLLGPAALPLHQYSVVISGNTLTVVA; from the coding sequence ATGGAAAGAGATGAATTTTTAAGAAAGCTGGGTATAGGCGTACTGGCGGTGTGTGCCGGTTGCGGCATTGCCAGTTGCGGTAGCAAGGTAGATGTAGATCACCTTGATCAAACCAGTGCCGTACCTGCTCCAGGCAGTGGCAACTTGTTTTCTATCGACCTGAATAATAATATCCCAAACATTGGCGATTCTATCAAGTCAAGCGGTGTTATCCTGGTACGTATTGCGGCAGGCAATATAGCCGCATCATTTACTGCGGTACAGTTGTCTTGTACCCATCAGGGCTCGTCTATCAACTATAATACTACCCAGGGTATTTTTATTTGTCCTAACCACGGCAGCGAGTTCAGCAAAACGGGGGCCCTGTTGCTTGGTCCGGCAGCTTTGCCTTTGCATCAGTATAGCGTTGTCATTAGTGGCAATACGCTAACAGTAGTAGCCTAA
- a CDS encoding sialate O-acetylesterase: MVLQRDVQCKIWGTVTPGATVAVTVSWSNTPVTTTSDANGNWQLSLPASAANSTPQTITCKSAGQTDVVLNNILIGDVWLCSGQSNMAMPVAAIAPFTGVLDYQNEIAAANYPAIRTLTVPQYYADKPAAMLDAAATWKACSPQNAGELSAVAYYFARKIHTTLNVPIGIVISAVNGSYCQEWMNKEAFSTTQLQPYSSGSKLYNGMINPLINLNIKGFLWYQGENNQHDPPSDYTALNAALISSWRKQFSQGDLPFYLVQLTPFAEDYNNTNPPGGNPENNWLAYFREGQSRALTVKNTGMAITMDVGEAANHHPRDKKPVGERLALLALRKTYNLPVQCYGPQFAGYSISGNAITISFADGTANGLNTIGNAQLNQLFFVAGDDHNLIKADAQIIGSTVRITIPASLTSAVKSIRYAFTNAAITNLQNDAGLPAEPFRTDSW, encoded by the coding sequence ATGGTACTGCAGCGCGATGTGCAATGTAAAATATGGGGCACTGTTACCCCCGGCGCAACAGTGGCTGTTACTGTTAGCTGGAGCAATACCCCGGTTACTACCACAAGTGATGCCAACGGCAACTGGCAACTATCTTTACCTGCCAGCGCGGCAAACAGCACCCCGCAAACCATCACCTGCAAAAGTGCCGGACAAACAGACGTGGTACTCAACAACATCCTGATAGGCGATGTGTGGCTGTGCTCGGGCCAATCAAACATGGCCATGCCTGTTGCCGCCATAGCTCCCTTTACCGGTGTTTTAGACTATCAGAATGAGATAGCGGCAGCCAATTATCCGGCCATCCGCACATTAACGGTTCCACAATATTATGCCGATAAGCCGGCGGCAATGTTAGATGCCGCCGCTACCTGGAAAGCCTGCTCGCCGCAAAACGCGGGGGAGCTTAGTGCGGTTGCCTATTACTTTGCCCGCAAAATACATACTACGCTTAATGTTCCTATCGGTATTGTTATATCGGCCGTTAACGGTTCCTATTGCCAGGAATGGATGAATAAAGAGGCTTTCAGCACCACACAACTACAGCCTTACTCCAGCGGCAGCAAACTGTACAACGGCATGATCAACCCGCTCATCAACCTCAACATCAAAGGCTTTTTGTGGTACCAGGGCGAGAATAATCAGCATGACCCACCGTCAGATTACACTGCGCTTAACGCTGCCCTTATCAGCAGCTGGCGCAAGCAATTTAGCCAGGGCGATCTGCCGTTTTACCTGGTGCAGCTCACCCCCTTTGCAGAAGATTATAACAACACCAACCCACCGGGCGGCAACCCCGAAAATAACTGGCTGGCTTACTTTCGCGAAGGGCAATCGCGCGCGCTGACGGTAAAAAACACGGGCATGGCCATTACCATGGATGTGGGCGAAGCCGCCAATCATCACCCCCGAGACAAAAAACCGGTGGGCGAACGATTGGCCCTGCTGGCCCTGCGTAAAACCTACAACCTGCCGGTACAATGCTACGGACCGCAGTTTGCAGGTTATAGTATCAGCGGCAATGCCATCACCATTAGTTTTGCTGACGGAACGGCTAATGGACTCAATACTATTGGCAATGCGCAACTCAATCAGCTTTTCTTTGTGGCGGGCGACGACCATAATTTAATTAAAGCCGATGCACAGATTATTGGGAGCACCGTAAGAATTACCATACCGGCATCACTCACATCAGCAGTAAAATCAATCCGTTACGCATTTACCAATGCGGCCATTACCAATCTGCAAAACGACGCAGGTTTGCCGGCAGAACCCTTCAGAACAGATAGCTGGTAA
- a CDS encoding DUF5686 and carboxypeptidase regulatory-like domain-containing protein: MRLICLILILCCIGELALAQNTDVKGTVIDQNGKPLPFVSVWSAQTNDGTASNEEGNFKLSVPPGKHILTFRQVGYLPFKTEIQAGDTICNIVMFPIINTPDYCNADDIMHHAIDQKGIYTHDTTVYLGTLYSKGTQVLTKAPRMFMRREIATNLHLSENRQGIISLNESVSGIRFRAPDKIREYVASVRTTVNENLFNFNSAPDFHVDFYRPFIHWDGLCDHGFVSPLSQSAFNYYRFYTTARYADGKDTISVIYVKPRHRSQYTFTGYIYINENGWRLYAADLTLGKRARIDFITEVKIQQQYVPVDSTGWAPQKTVLQYKGGLLGYHNGGYYLQTYTDVHADTAELKYALFTGEVYHSNTQVYQNQQLMDQVRPLPLTDDEKVYYGWNKLAERHQKDKTPTDSLQNTNNRFKLIPYGFNGYTLHNYARNWQLNIPSPRSFVYYNTVEGWGIDLNPRFNKIFDQQRSLYISPDMHYGFSDKILNVNAYFNYRYNPFKQSTIYGGVGSDFLDLNNSGTITPFFNSLNTLILGNNYLKLYQSKFIMLGITGEVANGVLLNGQMEYASRRSLSNTSYHTFNRDSIYLTSNNPLDPGSDSPLFPEYRSLSFQGSATFTFRQEYKITPAGKFIQPNPFPRIRINFRKGIHKFGSDVNYSFGSIEVFQDRVNLGTLGNMAYSLSAGTFFNNKLLYFPDYAQFRGGQAFLYDATLGSFHFLNFYTYSTFKSYFEAHIEHNFAGLLLSQIPLLNRLHLQEIAGGSYLTQGTLPPYKEWYVGIKQRVFRIDYGMAFGRFTQKEHGIRVIYNF; this comes from the coding sequence ATGCGCCTTATATGCCTGATCTTAATTTTATGCTGTATTGGCGAACTAGCACTGGCGCAAAACACCGATGTAAAAGGAACAGTAATTGACCAGAACGGGAAGCCTTTGCCCTTTGTTTCGGTATGGTCTGCACAAACCAATGATGGCACGGCCAGTAACGAGGAAGGCAATTTTAAACTGAGCGTTCCGCCGGGCAAACACATCCTCACTTTCAGGCAAGTGGGCTATTTGCCCTTTAAAACCGAGATCCAGGCGGGTGATACCATCTGCAATATTGTGATGTTTCCCATCATCAACACCCCTGATTATTGTAATGCCGATGATATAATGCACCATGCCATAGACCAGAAAGGCATCTATACGCATGATACCACCGTGTACCTGGGCACCTTATACAGCAAAGGCACGCAGGTGCTCACCAAAGCGCCGCGCATGTTTATGAGGCGGGAGATTGCCACCAACCTGCACCTGAGCGAGAACCGGCAAGGCATCATCAGTCTCAATGAATCGGTATCGGGCATTCGCTTTCGGGCACCCGATAAAATTCGCGAGTATGTAGCATCGGTACGTACCACAGTAAATGAGAACCTGTTTAACTTTAACAGCGCGCCCGATTTTCATGTCGATTTTTATCGCCCCTTTATCCATTGGGATGGACTGTGCGATCATGGCTTTGTTTCGCCCCTCTCCCAAAGCGCATTTAACTACTATCGTTTCTATACAACTGCCCGCTATGCCGATGGAAAAGATACCATAAGCGTCATCTACGTTAAACCACGGCATCGCAGCCAATACACTTTTACGGGCTATATTTATATCAACGAAAACGGCTGGCGCCTCTACGCTGCCGATCTGACACTTGGCAAGCGCGCACGCATTGACTTTATTACCGAAGTAAAAATCCAACAGCAATATGTACCGGTAGACTCAACCGGCTGGGCGCCGCAAAAAACTGTTCTTCAATATAAAGGTGGTTTGCTGGGCTATCATAACGGTGGCTATTACCTGCAAACCTATACCGATGTACATGCCGATACCGCCGAACTGAAATATGCCTTGTTTACCGGCGAGGTTTACCATAGCAATACCCAGGTTTATCAAAACCAGCAACTGATGGACCAGGTACGCCCTCTACCGCTTACAGACGATGAAAAGGTTTACTACGGATGGAATAAACTTGCCGAACGCCACCAGAAAGATAAAACCCCAACAGACTCATTACAAAACACCAATAACCGCTTTAAGCTTATCCCCTATGGCTTTAATGGTTATACGCTGCACAACTACGCGCGCAACTGGCAGCTAAACATCCCCTCGCCACGCAGCTTTGTTTATTACAATACGGTTGAGGGCTGGGGTATAGATCTGAACCCGCGTTTTAACAAGATATTTGATCAGCAACGCAGTTTGTATATCTCGCCCGATATGCACTACGGTTTTTCTGATAAGATATTGAATGTTAACGCCTACTTTAATTACCGGTACAATCCGTTTAAACAATCTACCATCTACGGTGGCGTCGGGTCTGATTTCCTCGACTTGAACAACTCAGGTACCATCACCCCGTTCTTCAACTCACTGAACACGCTGATTTTGGGTAATAACTACTTAAAGCTATACCAATCTAAATTTATTATGCTGGGTATTACCGGCGAGGTGGCCAACGGTGTGTTATTGAACGGACAAATGGAGTACGCCAGCCGGCGGTCGCTTAGCAACACTTCTTATCATACTTTTAATCGCGATAGCATTTACCTCACCTCTAACAACCCGCTCGATCCAGGTTCAGACTCGCCATTGTTTCCAGAATACCGGTCGTTGAGTTTTCAGGGATCGGCTACGTTTACCTTCAGACAGGAGTATAAGATCACGCCTGCCGGTAAATTTATTCAGCCCAATCCGTTCCCGCGTATCCGGATTAACTTCCGCAAGGGTATTCATAAGTTTGGGTCTGATGTAAATTACTCTTTCGGTTCGATAGAGGTTTTTCAAGACAGGGTGAATCTGGGCACGCTGGGCAACATGGCCTATTCGCTTTCGGCAGGAACCTTTTTTAACAACAAATTGCTTTACTTCCCGGACTACGCCCAGTTTCGCGGCGGCCAGGCTTTTCTGTATGACGCAACCCTGGGCTCGTTCCACTTCCTCAACTTCTACACCTATAGTACTTTCAAATCGTACTTTGAGGCGCATATTGAACACAATTTTGCGGGACTGTTGCTGAGTCAGATTCCGTTACTCAACAGGCTGCACCTGCAAGAAATTGCAGGTGGTTCTTACTTAACTCAAGGCACGCTGCCCCCTTACAAAGAGTGGTATGTGGGTATTAAACAGCGTGTTTTCAGGATAGATTATGGCATGGCTTTCGGGCGGTTCACCCAAAAAGAACATGGCATACGTGTTATTTATAATTTCTGA